Below is a genomic region from Streptomyces roseoviridis.
GACGTGTCGGGCTCGGTGGCGGGCTTCGCGCAGTTCACGATGCTGCTGGTGCGGGCGCTGCACGACCAGTTCGGCCGGGTGCGGGTGTTCGCCTTCGTCAACCGGGTCGACGAGGTGACGGGCCTGGTCGCCCGCGGCGGGGCCGATCCGGCGGGGCTCGGCGAGCGGATCCTGGCCGAGGCGACGGTGACCGGCTGGCACGGGCAGAGCGACTACGGGACGGCGCTCGGCGAGTTCGCCGAGCGGTACGCCGACGCGCTGGGCCCCCGGACCGTCGTGTTCGTGCTCGGCGACGCCCGCACCAACCACAGCGACCCGAACCCGGCCGCCCTGAAGCGCATCGCGGACCGGGCCCGCCGGGTGTACTGGCTCAACCCGGAACAGCCCGCCCTGTGGTCCACCGGCGATTCGGCCGCCCACGCCTACGCGGAGCTCGTGGACATGCGGCCCTGCCGCAACGCGCGGCAGCTCGCCGAGCTGATCGGCCGGCTGCTCCCGGTCTAGGAGCCCGCGTGGCGGGGTGCCCCGGCGATCATGCCTCCTGAGCAGGGGGATCCGGGCGCACCGGGTAGCGTGACCCGCATGGAACTTCTGGGTGAGATCACGGCCGGCCGTCCCCTGCTCGTCCTCGCGGTCAAGGAGGAGGCGCAGCACCTCGACACCGACCTGCCGGTGCTCCTGACCGGCATGGGCAAGGTCAACGCGGCGACCGCGCTCGCCACCGTCCTCGCCCGCGGGCCGCGTCCTTCCGAGGTCGTCAACCTGGGCACGGCGGGCGCCCTGCGCCCCGGCTGGACCGGCACCCACGTGGTCGGCACGGTGCTCCAGCACGACCTGGACTCCGAGCTGCTCGCCACCCTCACCGGCGAGACGTACGGGGCGCCGCTCACCCTGCCGGACGGCGGTGACGTGGTCCTCGCGACCGGTGACGCGTTCATAGCGGACGAGGCGGCGCGGGAGCGGCTCGCCCTGCGGGCCACGCTGGTGGACATGGAGGGGTACGCGCTGGCGAGCGCGGCCGCGCTCGCCGGGGTGCCGCTGCGGATGGTGAAGCACGTGAGCGACGAGGCCGGTGAGGGAGCGGCCCGCAGCTGGCGCGAGTCCGTCGCCGCGTGCGCGCGGGCCCTGGCCGACTGGGCCGAGGCCCACACGCCCTACCGCGGCTGACCGGATCCGGTTCCGTCCCGGCGCCCGCCCGTCCGGGTCCTCCGGCCACCGCTCCCCGCGCTCCGACCCTCCGGCCACCGCGTGCCGGGTCCTCGCTGCCCCCGGCGCTCCGCGCGGTCCGGTCGGCCGCCCGCCGCCCGGGCGCGGGACGGGCAGGGCCCTGCGCGGTCCCGGTGAGTCCCCGGACCCCGTCACGGGACCCAACGCCCCCTCGGGAGGGGAGCGTTCGGCCCTCGCCGGTGGCCGGCCGCCCCTTGACACCGCGTCGCGGCCCCGGCCTAAGCTGGTCCGGATCTCTTCCGTACCTTCGGCGGAACTCCTGGAGGCCCCCGTGCAGGCACCGGTCGCCGCGGCGCGCCGCGGCCGTCGTACGGTGCCCGCGGGGGCGCTGCTGAGCTGCCGGCGGCATGTCGACTTCTGCCGCACCGCCTCGGCCATCTGTCCTTCCGCGCGCTGATCCCCGCCCCGCCGCCGCGTTCCCGCGCGGCGGTGGCGGGTCGTCGCCTGCCGCGTGAGCACCGACCGCGCCCCCTCCTCCCCTCTCCGTACCGTCACGCCGCCGCCTGGCCCGTCGTGGTCTCGGAACTCCGGCGTGCGCCGACGCGTGCCGACGCCTGTCGGCGGGTGTCGGTGAGTGGACGAGTGGCGTCGGGTGGAGTCGGACCGCGCCCGGCGAGGGCTCGCCGTGCCGCCCCAGCCCCCGGAAGGACCGCCATGCCCCACCCCGCCCTGCACCTGGCCGTCGAGATCGACGGCGACGGTGCCCATCCCGCCGCCTGGCGCCGGGCCGCGCACCGGCCCGGCGAGCTCCTGACACCGCGCCGGGTCGCCAAGGTCGCGGCCGTCGCCGAGAACTCCGGCTTCACCCTGGTCACGCTGGACGACGGCATCCTGCCGCCCGCGTCCGCCGCCGCGGGCGGGCCCGCCGGACGGCTCGGTGCCGTGGAGCGGGCCGCGTTCGTCGCCGCGTCCACGAGTGTGCTCGGGGTGGCCCCGGTCGTCGCGACCACCTATGCCGAACCGTTCCACGTCTCCACCCGCCTCGCCTCGCTCGACCACGTCTCGTCCGGCCGGGCCGGCTGGGTCGTGGGCGTGGAGGAGGGCCCGGACGCCGCCCGCGCGTGGGGCCGGCCCCCGGTCGAGGGTGCGTCGGCGCTGCGCCGGGAGGCTCTGGACGGGCTCCGGGTGGTGCGGGACCTGTGGGACTCGTGGGAGGACGACGCCGTCATCCGCTCGGTCGCCACGAGCCGCTATCTGGACCGCGGGCGGCTGCACCCCATCGACTTCACCGGCGAGACGTACAGCGTGAAGGGCCCCGCGATCGTGCCCCGTCCGCCGCAGGGCAGGCCCGTGGTCCTCGCACCCGCCGGTCTCGTCCCGCCGGAGCTCGTCGACGTCGCCCTCGTCGAAGGCACCTCCCCCGCGCTCCTCGGCGAGGCGGCGGCCGCCTCCGGCGCGCCGCTGGCCTTCGCCGAGATCGAGGTGGCCCTGGACACCCCGGACGAGCCGGCCGCCGAACGGATCGGCGACCTGGAGCGGTACGCGGCGTGGGAGGCGGCACCGGGGCAGCCGTCCGGCCGCCTGCGCTACACCGGCTCCGCGGCGGGACTCGCCGACCTCCTGGAGGAGTTGAGCGATGTGGTGGACGGCGTGCGGCTGCATCCGCTGGTCCTCGACGAGGACCTGGCGGTGCTGTCGCGCCTGGTCCTGCCCGAGCTGTTCGTCCGGCGCGTCGCCGCGCGCCCGCTGCCGGGCACCACCCTCCGTACCGCGCTCGGACTCCCCCGCCCCGAGAGCCGCTTCACCACCGCACCACCCGCCACGCGCACCACACCAGGCGCATCAGCGACACCCGCCGCACCGGCCACACCGGCCACACCGACCGCATCCGCCGCATCCGCCGCATCCGCCGCATCCGCCGCATCCGCCAAGGGGATCCTTTCCACCGTCGCCCCGGAGGGGAACCGATGACCCGGACCGACCCGCACGACGTTCCCCGCCCCGACGCGCGGCTGCACTTCGGCGTCTTCTTCCAGGGCGTCAACCACTGGACCGTCTGGTCCCACCCGGAGAGCGGCTCGCAGATCGACCCGGCCTCGTTCCGGCGCGTCGCGCAGACCGCCGAACGCGGTCTCTTCGACGCCTTCTTCCTCGGTGACGGGCTACGGCTGCGCGAGACCGGCGGGCGGATCCACGAGCTGGACGTCGCCGGGCGCCCCGACTCGCTCGCGCAGCTGTCCGCGCTGGCCGCCGTCACCCACAGGATCGGCCTGGTCTCGACCTCCAACACCACCTTCAACGAGCCCGGCGACCTCGCCCGCCGGCTCGCGAGCCTCGACCTGCTGTCGGACGGCCGGGCCGGCTGGAACGTCGTGACCACCGACAACGCCTGGACGGGTGCCAACTTCCGGCGCGGCGGCTTCCTCGACCACGCCGACCGCTACCGCCGCGCCGAGGAGTTCCTCACCGTGGCCCGCGCGATCTGGGACGGCTGGGCGGACGGCGCGGTCGCCGACTCCGCCGACGCCCGCGCCTGGTCCGTGCCGGGCTCGGTCGGCCGGGTACGGGCGGCGGGGGCGCAGTTCGACGTGGACCTGGTGCCGACGCTGCCGCGCAGCCGGCAGGGACACCCGGTGATCTTCCAGGCGGGCGACTCGCCGGAGGGCCGGGACTTCGCCGCCCGCAACGCGGACGTCATCTTCTCCGCGCACGGCCAGGACTTCGACGACGCCCTCGCGTTCGCCGAGGACGTCCGGCGCCGGCTGCGCGCGGCCGGCCGGCCGCAGGACGCGCTGCGCATCCTGCCCGGCACCGAGATCGTCATCGGGGCGACCGAGAAGGAGGCCGAGGAGAAGGCGCGCTGGGTCAGGCTCGAACAGGTCACCCCGGCGACCGCCCTCGCCGTCGCCGGAAGGGTGTGGAACATGGACCTCTCCGGACGTGACCCCGACGGGCCGCTGCCCGCCGAGGACCCGGTGGTGGTCGAGGACACCGGTGCGTTCGGCTCGTCGCGGATCGCCGATCCGCGGACCGTGGCCGCCGAGTGGCGGGCGAAGGCGGAGGCGAACGGCTGGTCGCTGCGGGAGACGGTGATCGCGCTCGGCCCGCAGCGGGGACACGTGGGCACGCCGTCGGGCCTCGCCGACACCTTCACCCGCTTCGCGCGGCACGGGGCGGTCGACGGCTTCAACATCTCGCCGTACCTGATCCCGGACGGCCTGGACGACATCGTGGACCTGCTGGTTCCGGAGCTCCAGGAGCGCGGCGTGTACCGGACGTCGTACACCGGTACGACGCTGCGGGAGCACCTGGGACTGCGGCCGCCCGCCTGACCCGTACCGCCCCGGAGGGGGCCCGGCGGGAACGCCCGCCCGGCCCCCCGTCGTCGTACCGGTGCTCACCCCAGGGGCAGTTCGAGGATCGCCGCCGCCCGTGCGGACGAGGAGACGACGGTCTGGGTCCAGACCGGCGTCACGTCGCCGTACAGGGGGTCCTTGCTGTCGATCACCAGCATCAGGCGGTGCCCCTCCGGGATGTCGTACGCGGCCGCCCGCAGCCGCCAGGTGACGTCCCGGTCCTGTCCCGGGGTCAGGCCGTCGACGTTCAGGGGCTCGTGGGTGATGATCCGGGCCGTGTCGTCCTCCGCGACGTCGAGGAGGCGGGCGACGAGGGTGACCGCGCGGGCCGCCGAGCGGACGGTCAGGCTCAATCGGGGGATGCCCCGCACGCGGCGGGCTGCGGTGCTCCCGGGCGGCCCCGTCAGGGGTCCGGTCGTCCAGACCAGGGCGTGGGTGCGGTCGATCTTCCGGGTGTCGTACGTCTTGGGGTTGCCGGACCACTCCGCCTCGCCGGTCCGCATGATCCCGTCCATCGCGGTGGCGTCGGTGTCCACGCCCGCGACGAAGGCCCGCTCCCAGCTGGGTTCGGCCGCGCCGGAGTCCGCCGGGACGAGGGCGCCGTCGGCGCCGTCCGCGCCTCCCGGCGTGAGGGCGAGGTGTTCGGTGCCGGTGGTGACGTCGCTCCAGGCGGCGCGGGACTCGCGCAGCGCCGGGCCGACGATCCGGTTCTCGCCGAGGGGCTGCCCCGACTCGGGGTCGCGCACCGGGACGGTCCGGTAGGTGAACATGATCTGGTAGCTGACGGCGGACCAGTCCTCCACGCCGTTCCGCTCGCCCTTGAGGTGGTGGTCGAGCCAGGCGTACGCCTCCTGCACGGGGAGGTTGACGTCGCCGGGCCTGGCGGGCGGGGCGACGAGGCCGCGGCCCTCGGGGACGGTGTGGTCGCCGATCCACAGGGAGAGCCGCTTGGGCACCTCCAGACCCTCGAAGGTGTCCACGAGCTGGTTGGGGGCGAACAGGGCCTCGTGCCAGGTGCTGGAGAGGAAGGTCGGTGTCCCCTTCTCGTTGGTCAAGTCGAGGTACGACTGCGGCGAGCGCAGGTTCCCCCAGTCGACGACGGCCGCCATGCCGGTGCCCGCCTGGAAGCCGGCCAGGAGCGCGCGGTTCCGCGCGTCGAACTTCTCCTCCACCGGGCCGCCGGTGAGCCGGAGCAGTGCCCCTACGGCGGCGACGTGCCGGACGCCGTTGTCGTAGAGGCAGGTGGCCAGGTTGCCCCAGGTGCTGAGGGCCACGACGGCCTGAACGCGCTCGTCGTGGGCGGCCACCAGCTGGCTGATGCCGGAGCCGTACGACTCGCCCATGAAACCGATCGGGCCGGGCGCGAAGTGCTCGACGGCGTGGTCGATGACGGCGGAGCCGTCGGCCCGGTCGTGGGGGCCGGCGACGTCGACGAAGCCGGGCGAGCTGGAGGGCAGGCCCTTGGTGCCGAGGCCGCGGGGCGTGTACGCGACGACGTGGTAGCCCCTGGCGGCGAGGGTCAGGTAGGCGTACATGAACAGCGGCCAGCCGAGCGGCGTCCAGCCGGCCGGCATGACGACCAACGGATGGGGGCCGGGGGCGAGCAGCCGGAGGGTGAAGGCGGAGAGGCGGATCCCGTCGGTGGACTCGATGCGCGGGAAGGCGGGGACGGCGATCCCGCGCACGTGCGCGACCAGATCGGCGAGTTCGTCGGTCAGCAGCGCCGACCGGGTCTCGTCGGCGAGGGCCGCGGCCAGCGTCCGGCCGATCCGGACGGCGCCCGGGTCGAGCGTCCCGCTGCGGCCCCAGATGCCGTGCTCGGCCACCCGGGTCACCTCGGCCTCGGTGAGGGGTCCGCTGTCGAACGAGCCGAAGGCGTTGTCGTCGGGCACCTGCACCCGCTCCTCTCGTCTGGTCCGGCGTGTCCGCGCACCGGCCCGCCGGGGGCCGCGTCCGCATTGCGGACGGCCGGCGCACGGTCGACAAGAGTGGCCCATGGGGGACAGGGTCACCAGAGAGCGCACCAAGGGCGCGTGAGACACCCGGCCGGGGCGGGAGCGACACCGGTTGCCCGGTTTCGGATGTTTGAAGCGGGCCGGGCCGCCTAGCTCAGGGGCGCCGGAGCGGCCGGCTCGCGCGCGGCGGCCGGTTCCGGCGGTCGTACGACGAGCAGGGCGGCCACGTCGTCGTCGAGACCCTTCACCCCGTAGGCGGCGAGGTCGCGGTGGAGCAGCGGCAGGACCCGGTCGCCCGGTTCTCCGGCCCAGCCGAGCAGCCGCTCCTCCAGGGGGTAGAACGTGCCGGTCCGGTCGCGGGTCTCGCTCACGCCGTCGGTGAACAGCAGGAGCCGGTCCCCGGGCCGGAAGGGCACTTCCTCGACGTGGTGCCGGGAGGCGCACAGTCCGGCGAGGTTGAGCGGCAGCGAGGGGTCGGTGAGCGGGACGGTGCGCACCCGCCCGTCGTGCTGGAGCAGCGGGGCGGGGTGGCCGCAGCTGAGGAGCCGTACGACGTCCTGGTCGTCGGGCAGTTCGAGGAGCAGGACGGTGGCGAAGCGTTCGGCGGCGTCGGAGTCGGGGTCCCACGCCCCGTACCGTTCCAGGCCCTCTTCGAGGCGGTCGGCGAGGGCGGCGAGGTCGGGGGCCTCGGTGACGGCGGCGCGGTAGGAGCCGAGCAGTACGGCGGCGGTCTCGACCGCGCCGAGGCCCTTGCCCTGGACGTCGCCGAGCATCACCCGGACGGCGCCGGGGACGCGGACGGCCTCGTAGAAGTCGCCGCCGATCCGGGCCTTGGCGGCCGCGGAGACGTACAGCAGGTGGAGCTCGACGCCGCCGAGCCGGGGTGCCAGCGGGCGCAGCAGCACCCGCTGGACCACTTCGGCGACGGCGGTGACCTCGCGCAGGTCGCGTTCGTAGCGGGTGCGGACCTGGCTGACCCAGAGGGCGGCCGCGGTGACGGCGGCCAGCACCAGCTCGGCGGCGACGGTGTCCTGGGCGGGGTCGCCCTGCGCCACGGCCAGCAGGAGCCGCAGGCCGAGGGCCAGCAGGCCGACGGCGAGGGTGCCGCGGACGCTCCAGGTGATGGCGGCGAGGGCGGGCCCGATGACGAGGAGCCGGTCGAAGTGCTGCCCCTCCGCGGTGATGAGGTCGGCCACCACCACGAGGGCGAGGGCCAGGAAGGGCAGCGCGAGGCCGAGGTTGAACTGGGCGCGGGTCCCCGGCGCGGCGGGGACACGGGAACCACCGGTGGGCATTTCGTGATCGTACGTACGGGGCGGGCCGGACCCCGGGCGTTACGGCCGCGCTGGCGTGTCCGTGTCCCGCGGCGGTCCCGGCAGGCCGAGGGCGGCGGGCACCGCGAGCGCGGCGACGGCGGCCAGGGCGGGCAGGGCGGTCCCGTACGGCAGGAGCAGGGTCGCCAGCGCGACGCCGAGGACGGGGCCGGTGTTCATGGCGGTCTGCTGGAGTCCGCCGGCCACCCCCGCGTGCTCCTCGGCGGCCCGGTGGACCACGACGGACGTCGCCGTCACCATGACGGCCCCGAACCCGGCGCCCACGAGGCCCGCGCAGGCGCCGGTGGCCGGGCCGGAGGCGGTCACGGCGGGCCAGGCCAGCAGGAGCACCCCGGCGGCGAGCAGCGCGGCCCCGCCGGCCGCGGTGCGGCGCGCCCCGATCCGCCCCTTGAGCAGGGCGCTGACCGGCGCTCCGACCACGATGAGCAGCGCGAGCGGCACCATGCGCTGTGCGGTGGCCAGGGCGTCGAGGCCGAGGGTGCCCTGGAACAGGTAGGTGGCGGTGAACAGGGTGCCGGAGAGCGCGGCCGAAGCGGCCACCAGCGCCCCGAGTCCGGCCACGACCGGCCCGGGCCGCAGCATCTCCATCGGCACCAGGGGCCGTGCCGCACGCCTCTCGTGCCGGACGAACGCCACCGCGGCGACCGCGGCGGCGACCAGCGCGGGCACGACCCCGGCGACCGCCCCGTGCGCGAGCCCCTGCACGAGACAGGCGAGCGCGAGCCCGAGCAGACAGGCCCCCGGCAGGTCCAGCGCCGCGGCGGCCCCCGGCCGAGTGGGGGTGCCGCTGTGCGCGGGAGCGGGGGTGCGGGGGCGTCCCATCACGGCGGCGCCATTGGTGTCGACGGCTGCCGTGTCATGCGCCGTTCCGTGCACGCTTCCGTGCGCCGTTCCGTGCACCCTTCCGTGCGCCGTTTCGTGCGCCGGCTCGGTGACGGTGACCGGCGGGAGCGGCTGCGGTGGGATCGCGGGCCTGGTGCGGGCGGGTTCGGACGCGGTCGGGGTCGGGGTCGCGGTCGCGGTCGCGGTGACGGCGGTCGGAGAGGTGGGCGCCGCCGGGCCCGTGACGGCGGTCGCCGTGGATGGTGCCGGGCGGCTCGCCGGGCCGGACACCGCCGTCGCCGTCGGCGGCGGGACGGCTCCCGGTACCGGCGGTGCCCCGGGCGTCCGCACGGGCGCGGGTCCGTGTTCCCGCTCCTCCCCCTCCTCCCCCGCCGCCGGTGCGGCGAGGCAGAGGAGGGCGATGGCGAGCGTCGGGGGGACGCCGATGAGGAAGACCGCGCGCCAGCCGTACGCGTCGACGAGGACGCCGCCGATCAGCGGGCCGGCCACCGCGGCGAGGCCGATGGCGCTGGTGCGCAGAGCGACGGGCATGGCGAGCCGTTCGGGGGGAAAGGCGTGGCGCAGCATGCCGAGGGTGGCGGGCTGGAGGAGGGCGCCGGCCGCGCCCTGGGCCACGCGGAGGGCGATGACCCATCCGATGCCGGGGGCCGCGGCGATCCCGGCGGAAGCAGCGGCGAAGGCGAGGCAGCCGACGGCGAAGAGCCTGCGGTGCCCGTACCGGTCGCCGAGCCGCCCGCCGAAGACGAGCAGGCTCGCCACGGCGACGAGGTAGCCGGTGCTGGTCCACTGCACCTGGCCGGTGTCCGCGCCGAGGTCGTGCTGGAGCGCGGGCTGGGCGATGGTCAGCACGGTGCCGTCGAGGGCGACGACGGCGGCCCCGACGACGCTGCAGGCGAGGGTGAGGGGGCGGCGGAGGGTGGTGCCCTTCATCGGCGGTCCCGCGCCGTCGGTCCGAGGTGGGCGTCGAGGGCGGCGGTGAGCAGCGGTGTCACGTCGTCCGCACCGGTCGCGAGGCGCAGGCTGCCCCAGCGCCAGAGCTGGGCGATGCCGTGCAGGTTGGCCCACAGGGCGCCGGCGGCCGTTATGGGGTCGGCGACGTCGGGGCGGGCGCGGGCGACGAGCTCGGCGAGCCGGCCGAAGAGCGGCAGGCTGGTGTCCCGCAGGCCGAGCCGTCCGCTCTCCAGGAGGTCGTGCCGGAACATCAGCTCGTACATGCCGGGACGGAGGCGGGCGAAGTCGAGATAGCCGCGGGCCAGTGCCTCGAGCCGGGCGCGGGGCTCCTCACCCTCGCGATCCGCGGCCGCCGAACGCTCGGCGAGCTCGCGGAAGCCCTCGCGGGCGATGGCGGAGAGCAGGTCGAGGTGGGTGGGGAAGTGGCGGCGCGGCGCGCCGTGGGAAACGCCGGCGCGGCGGGCGATCTCGCGCAGCGAGAGGGCCTGGGCGCCCTCGGCGTCGACGAGTTCCACGCCGGTCCGGACGAGCCGGTCGCGGAGTGTGGCCTCCGGGGGAAGCGGGTCCGTGGCCGCCTCCGGCCGCGCGCGGCCGGAGGGACGGGGGTCCTCAGCCGGATGCGGCGTGTCAGGGGGTGAGGGCTTCGAGGGCCGTGGCTCGTTCGTCATGGATCCGTCCGTCCGGTCGATCGTGCGTAGACACTGTCTACACCGTTCTACCACGCTTGTAGACACTGTCTACCGAGATCGGGCTCCGCCGTCCGTTACACTGGACCGCAGCGAAGGGGAGTAGCCCTGCGAACCGGTCGTCGACACACTGGAGCCCCCGGGTTCCCGGTGACCGGGTCCGCCGCCGTACCGGCCGCGGACGGGCGAGACCTTCGGCCAGGCAGTAGCGCCACGTCCGCATCCCTGTGGGCGTGGTCCGTCATGCCGGGCCGAGTGGTCCTCCCGTCGCCCATCGAGGCGCCGTGTCGGTCCCGGGCCCGGTCCAGAGCAGAGAGCCACCGGTATGCATCTCGACCCCTTGGCGATCGTCACCGCCTTCGGGCTGATCTTCCTCGCCGAACTTCCGGACAAGACGATGTTCGCGTCCCTCGCCATGGGCACGCGCATGCGTCCACTGTACGTCTGGTTCGGCACCGCGACGGCGTTCGTCGTCCACGTGGCCATCGCCGTCGGCGCGGGCGGCCTGCTCGGCCTCCTCCCCGGCTGGATCGTCAAGCTCGTCTCGGCGCTCCTGTTCGCCTTCGGCGCCTTCATGCTGCTGCGCGGCGGGGGCGACGACGACGAGGAGGACACGGGCGGCGCCACGGTGACCGGCTTCTGGCCCGTCTACTCCACCGCCTTCATGGCCGTGTTCATCAGCGAGTGGGGCGACCTGACCCAGATCACCACGGCCAACCTCGCCGCCACCAACGACACCTGGTCGACGGCGATCGGCTCCGCCGCCGCCCTGATGTCCGTCTCGGCGCTCGCCCTCGTCGCCGGCCGGTTCATCGCGAAGCGCGTCCCGCTCAGGACCGTGCAGCGGATCGGCGGCCTCTGCATGGCCGCGCTCGCGCTCTGGTCGCTGGTCGAGGTCTTCACGGGCTGACGCACCCGCCCGCGCTCACCGGCCCGCGCCCGGCGGCCACCCTTCCGGCCGCCGGGCGCACCCTTGCTGAAGGACTGAATCACTGCTTCACTCCTTCCATGCCGTACCGACGCACGCCCGCCGTCCAGGCACGGCTCGACGCACAGCGCACCGCCGTCGTCGAGGCGGGCCTCGGTCTGCTCGCCCAGCACGGCTACGCCGGCTGCACCATGGCCGCGGTCGCCGCACGGGCCGGGATCGCCACCGGGAGCGTGTACCGCCACTTCCCCAGCAAGGCCGAGCTCTCCGTCGAGCTGTTCCGGACGGTCGTCCGGCGCGAGGTCGCCGCGGTGTCCGAGGCCGCGGCACTGTCCTGTCACCGGACCGCCGCCGAGCGGGTGGTCGCGGTCATCGAGACCTTCGCGAGCCGGGCCCTGAAGGCACCCCGGCTCGCCTACGCCCTGCTCGCCGAGCCGGTCGACCCGGCCGTCGACGCCGAGCGCCTCGTCTTCCGGCGCGCCTTCCGCGACGTCTTCGCCGCACGGATCGACGCCGGCGTGCGCGCCGGCGAACTGCCCCCCCAGGACGCCGTGCTGACCGCCTCCGCGCTCGTCGGCGCGGGCGCGGAGGCGCTCGTCGGTCCCCTCGCCGAGGGGGCCGTCGGCCCCGGCACCGTCCCCGCCCTGGTCACCTTCACCCTGCGAGCCCTGGGAGTACCCGATGCCGACCACGCATGAGGTCACCAACCAAGTCCCGCCGCTCACCGGTCACGACGTCTCGGCCGACCCGGCGCTCCTGGAGGCGCTGCGCCGCGAGGGCGCGGGCTGGGCGGAGACGGACCTCCGCGAGCTCGGCCTGCGGGCGGGCGGTCATCAGGCCCAGGAGTGGGGGCGGCTCGCCGAGCGCCACTCCCCCGTCCTGCACACCCACGACCGGTACGGCCACCGGATCGACGAGGTCGAGTTCCACCCGTACTGGCACGAGCTGATGAACGTCGCCGTGCGGCACGGTCTGCACGGCGCGCCCTGGGCCGACCCCCGGCCCGGCGCGCACGTGGCCCGCGCCGCCAAGGTGTTCGTGTGGGGGCAGGCCGACCCGGGGCACCTGTGCCCGGTCTCGATGACGTACGCGGCCGTGCCCGCCCTGCGCGCCGAGCCGGAGCTGGCCGCCGTGTACGAGCCGCTGCTGTCCTCCCCGTACTACGACTTCGGGCTGCGGGTGCCCACGGAGAAGCGCGGCATCATCGCCGGCATGTCGATGACGGAGAAGCAGGGCGGTTCGGACGTCCGCGCCAACACCACCCGCGCGGTCCCGACGGGCGAGTCCGGCATGTACGCGCTGACCGGGCACAAGTGGTTCACCTCGGCCCCGATGTCCGACGTCTTCCTCACCCTCGCCCAGGCCCCCGGGGGACTCTCCTGCTTCCTCGTGCCGCGCGTGCTGCCGGACGGCTCGCGCAACGCCGTCCGCTTCCAGCGGC
It encodes:
- a CDS encoding MFS transporter, producing MKGTTLRRPLTLACSVVGAAVVALDGTVLTIAQPALQHDLGADTGQVQWTSTGYLVAVASLLVFGGRLGDRYGHRRLFAVGCLAFAAASAGIAAAPGIGWVIALRVAQGAAGALLQPATLGMLRHAFPPERLAMPVALRTSAIGLAAVAGPLIGGVLVDAYGWRAVFLIGVPPTLAIALLCLAAPAAGEEGEEREHGPAPVRTPGAPPVPGAVPPPTATAVSGPASRPAPSTATAVTGPAAPTSPTAVTATATATPTPTASEPARTRPAIPPQPLPPVTVTEPAHETAHGRVHGTAHGSVHGTAHDTAAVDTNGAAVMGRPRTPAPAHSGTPTRPGAAAALDLPGACLLGLALACLVQGLAHGAVAGVVPALVAAAVAAVAFVRHERRAARPLVPMEMLRPGPVVAGLGALVAASAALSGTLFTATYLFQGTLGLDALATAQRMVPLALLIVVGAPVSALLKGRIGARRTAAGGAALLAAGVLLLAWPAVTASGPATGACAGLVGAGFGAVMVTATSVVVHRAAEEHAGVAGGLQQTAMNTGPVLGVALATLLLPYGTALPALAAVAALAVPAALGLPGPPRDTDTPARP
- a CDS encoding LLM class flavin-dependent oxidoreductase gives rise to the protein MPHPALHLAVEIDGDGAHPAAWRRAAHRPGELLTPRRVAKVAAVAENSGFTLVTLDDGILPPASAAAGGPAGRLGAVERAAFVAASTSVLGVAPVVATTYAEPFHVSTRLASLDHVSSGRAGWVVGVEEGPDAARAWGRPPVEGASALRREALDGLRVVRDLWDSWEDDAVIRSVATSRYLDRGRLHPIDFTGETYSVKGPAIVPRPPQGRPVVLAPAGLVPPELVDVALVEGTSPALLGEAAAASGAPLAFAEIEVALDTPDEPAAERIGDLERYAAWEAAPGQPSGRLRYTGSAAGLADLLEELSDVVDGVRLHPLVLDEDLAVLSRLVLPELFVRRVAARPLPGTTLRTALGLPRPESRFTTAPPATRTTPGASATPAAPATPATPTASAASAASAASAASAKGILSTVAPEGNR
- a CDS encoding CocE/NonD family hydrolase; this translates as MPDDNAFGSFDSGPLTEAEVTRVAEHGIWGRSGTLDPGAVRIGRTLAAALADETRSALLTDELADLVAHVRGIAVPAFPRIESTDGIRLSAFTLRLLAPGPHPLVVMPAGWTPLGWPLFMYAYLTLAARGYHVVAYTPRGLGTKGLPSSSPGFVDVAGPHDRADGSAVIDHAVEHFAPGPIGFMGESYGSGISQLVAAHDERVQAVVALSTWGNLATCLYDNGVRHVAAVGALLRLTGGPVEEKFDARNRALLAGFQAGTGMAAVVDWGNLRSPQSYLDLTNEKGTPTFLSSTWHEALFAPNQLVDTFEGLEVPKRLSLWIGDHTVPEGRGLVAPPARPGDVNLPVQEAYAWLDHHLKGERNGVEDWSAVSYQIMFTYRTVPVRDPESGQPLGENRIVGPALRESRAAWSDVTTGTEHLALTPGGADGADGALVPADSGAAEPSWERAFVAGVDTDATAMDGIMRTGEAEWSGNPKTYDTRKIDRTHALVWTTGPLTGPPGSTAARRVRGIPRLSLTVRSAARAVTLVARLLDVAEDDTARIITHEPLNVDGLTPGQDRDVTWRLRAAAYDIPEGHRLMLVIDSKDPLYGDVTPVWTQTVVSSSARAAAILELPLG
- a CDS encoding nucleosidase, producing MELLGEITAGRPLLVLAVKEEAQHLDTDLPVLLTGMGKVNAATALATVLARGPRPSEVVNLGTAGALRPGWTGTHVVGTVLQHDLDSELLATLTGETYGAPLTLPDGGDVVLATGDAFIADEAARERLALRATLVDMEGYALASAAALAGVPLRMVKHVSDEAGEGAARSWRESVAACARALADWAEAHTPYRG
- a CDS encoding PP2C family protein-serine/threonine phosphatase, translated to MPTGGSRVPAAPGTRAQFNLGLALPFLALALVVVADLITAEGQHFDRLLVIGPALAAITWSVRGTLAVGLLALGLRLLLAVAQGDPAQDTVAAELVLAAVTAAALWVSQVRTRYERDLREVTAVAEVVQRVLLRPLAPRLGGVELHLLYVSAAAKARIGGDFYEAVRVPGAVRVMLGDVQGKGLGAVETAAVLLGSYRAAVTEAPDLAALADRLEEGLERYGAWDPDSDAAERFATVLLLELPDDQDVVRLLSCGHPAPLLQHDGRVRTVPLTDPSLPLNLAGLCASRHHVEEVPFRPGDRLLLFTDGVSETRDRTGTFYPLEERLLGWAGEPGDRVLPLLHRDLAAYGVKGLDDDVAALLVVRPPEPAAAREPAAPAPLS
- a CDS encoding NtaA/DmoA family FMN-dependent monooxygenase (This protein belongs to a clade of FMN-dependent monooxygenases, within a broader family of flavin-dependent oxidoreductases, the luciferase-like monooxygenase (LMM) family, some of whose members use coenzyme F420 rather than FMN.) encodes the protein MTRTDPHDVPRPDARLHFGVFFQGVNHWTVWSHPESGSQIDPASFRRVAQTAERGLFDAFFLGDGLRLRETGGRIHELDVAGRPDSLAQLSALAAVTHRIGLVSTSNTTFNEPGDLARRLASLDLLSDGRAGWNVVTTDNAWTGANFRRGGFLDHADRYRRAEEFLTVARAIWDGWADGAVADSADARAWSVPGSVGRVRAAGAQFDVDLVPTLPRSRQGHPVIFQAGDSPEGRDFAARNADVIFSAHGQDFDDALAFAEDVRRRLRAAGRPQDALRILPGTEIVIGATEKEAEEKARWVRLEQVTPATALAVAGRVWNMDLSGRDPDGPLPAEDPVVVEDTGAFGSSRIADPRTVAAEWRAKAEANGWSLRETVIALGPQRGHVGTPSGLADTFTRFARHGAVDGFNISPYLIPDGLDDIVDLLVPELQERGVYRTSYTGTTLREHLGLRPPA